The following are encoded together in the Equus quagga isolate Etosha38 chromosome 1, UCLA_HA_Equagga_1.0, whole genome shotgun sequence genome:
- the QSOX2 gene encoding sulfhydryl oxidase 2, which produces MAAAGAAAEVAARSPGAPAGTAARARRPPPARPARLPPLLVLLAAAAGPGAGGAARLYRAGEDAVWVLDSGSVRGATANSSTAWLVQFYSSWCGHCIGYAPTWRALAGDVRDWAAAVRVAALDCAEEKNHEVCRAYDIHFYPTFRYFKAFTKDFTTGENFKGPDRELQTVRHTMIDFLQNHTDRRRPPACPSLDPIRPSDVLSLIDNHDGRYVAILFESNSSYVGREVILDLIPYENIVVKRALSADKAFLDKLGVPSVPSCYLIYPNGSHGLANVAKPLRSFFSSYLKSLPDVRKKSLSLPEKPSEEENSEIVVWREFDRSKLYTADLESGLHYLLRVELAAHKALAGAELNTLKDFVTVAAKLFPGRPPVRRLLETLQEWLANLPLDRIPYNAVLDLVNNKMRISGIFLTSHIKWVGCQGSRPELRGYTCSLWKLFHTLTVEAAAHPEALDDTGFEGDPQAVLQTIRRYVHTFFGCKECGEHFEEMAKESMDSVKTPDQAVLWLWKKHNQVNNRLAGHLSEDPKFPKVPWPTPDLCPACHEEIKGLDSWNEGQVLLFLKGHYGSSNLVDTYSADLGDASEGGAPAEGQDGERGRDPPEKPRGAQGAESLRPPSVLPPRPRRLEGSHRALSLKLESLRGAVGRREVGAAAPFLGMGFSSLDMSLCVVLYVASSLFLMVMYFFFRVRSKRWKVRHRHPSV; this is translated from the exons ATGGCGGCTGCCGGGGCGGCGGCGGAGGTGGCGGCGCGCAGCCCGGGAGCCCCGGCGGGGACGGCGGCCCGAGCGCGGCGCCCGCCGCCGGCGCGGCCCGCACGGCTGCCCCCTTTACTCGTGctgctggcggcggcggcggggccagGCGCGGGCGGTGCGGCGCGGCTGTACCGCGCGGGCGAGGACGCCGTGTGGGTGCTGGACAGCGGCAGCGTGCGCGGGGCCACGGCCAACAGCTCGACCGCGTGGCTCGTGCAGTTCTATTCCTCGTGGTGCGGCCACTGCATCGGCTACGCGCCCACCTGGCGGGCCCTGGCCGGGGACGTGCGAG ACTGGGCCGCTGCCGTCCGCGTCGCTGCCCTGGACTGTGCAGAAGAAAAGAACCACGAGGTGTGCCGAGCCTATGACATCCACTTCTACCCCACCTTCCGG TATTTTAAGGCATTTACAAAGGACTTCACaactggagaaaattttaaag GGCCTGACCGAGAGCTGCAGACGGTGCGGCACACCATGATCGATTTCCTGCAGAACCACACGGACAGACGCAGGCCTCCCGCCTGCCCGTCTTTGGACCCTATTCG gcCCAGTGATGTTCTTTCCCTCATTGATAACCATGATGGGCGTTATGTGGCGATTTTGTTTGAAAGCAACAGCTCCTACGTTGGCCGTGAG GTGATTTTGGACCTGATTCCTTACGAGAACATCGTGGTGAAGAGGGCGCTGAGTGCGGATAAAGCCTTTCTCGACAAACTTGGTGTTCCTTCCGTCCCTTCCTGCTACTTGATTTACCCAAACGGGTCGCACGGATTAGCTAACGT CGCGAAGCCTCTCcggtcatttttttcctcttatttgaAGTCGTTGCCAGATGTGAGGAAAAAATCACTTTCGTTGCCTGAAAAGCCAAGcgaggaagaaaattctgaaattgTGGTTTGGAGAGAATTTGACAG GTCGAAACTGTACACGGCAGACCTCGAGTCGGGGCTGCACTACCTGCTGCGTGTAGAGCTGGCCGCGCACAAGGCCCTGGCCGGGGCCGAGCTGAACACGCTCAAGGACTTCGTCACCGTCGCCGCCAAG CTGTTCCCCGGCCGGCCGCCCGTCAGAAGGCTGTTGGAGACGCTGCAGGAATGGCTGGCCAATCTTCCCCTGGACAGGATCCCCTACAATGCCGTCCTCGACCTGGTCAACAACAAAATGCGG atttctggaATATTCCTTACCAGTCACATCAAGTGGGTTGGATGTCAGGGGAGCCGACCAGAGTTGCGGGGTTACACGTGTTCGCTCTGGAAGCTGTTCCACACGCTGACTGTGGAGGCTGCGGCCCACCCGGAGGCACTGGACGACACAG GTTTTGAAGGCGACCCCCAGGCAGTGCTGCAGACCATCCGGAGGTACGTCCACACCTTCTTTGGCTGTAAGGAGTGTGGTGAGCATTTTGAGGAAATGGCTAAAGAATCCATGGATTCCGTGAAAACACCCGACCAAGCAGTTCTCTGGCTTTGGAAGAAACACAACCAAGTGAACAATCGCCTGGCAG gcCATCTGAGTGAGGATCCCAAGTTTCCTAAGGTTCCTTGGCCCACTCCGGACCTCTGCCCGGCCTGCCACGAGGAGATTAAGGGCCTGGACAGCTGGAACGAAGGCCAGGTGCTCCTGTTCTTGAAGGGGCACTATGGCAGCAGCAACCTGGTAGACACCTACTCCGCGGACCTGGGAGACGCCAGTGAAGGAGGCGCCCCCGCCGAGGGccaggatggggagaggggccGCGATCCCCCAGAGAAGCCTCGTGGAGCCCAAGGTGCCGAGAGTCTCCGTCCGCCCAGCGTGCTGCCTCCCAGACCTCGCCGGTTAGAGGGCTCGCACCGAGCGCTCAGCCTGAAACTCGAGAGTCTGAGAGGGGCCGTGGGCCGCAGGGAGGTGGGGGCGGCCGCGCCCTTTCTCGGGATGGGCTTCTCCAGCCTGGACATGAGCCTCTGCGTCGTGCTCTACGTGGCCTCGTCCCTGTTTCTGATGGTGATGTACTTTTTCTTCCGAGTGCGGTCCAAGCGGTGGAAAGTCAGGCATCGCCACCCGTCCGTGTAG